The following proteins are co-located in the Chryseobacterium daecheongense genome:
- a CDS encoding ammonium transporter: MKIGLKWIVSFAVISMVAIGGLFWSPVTDLPDSGEFLSEDKIVGADVAWILAAAGLVLLMTPGLSFFYGGMVGKKNVISTMLQSFIALGVISILWVVVGFSLSFGDSIGFEMNGEHYGLIGNPLSYPFFNHVGVLPHKAMASTIPFILFALFQMKFAVITPALITGSFAERVRFISYLLFMVLFSIFIYTPLCHMVWHPDGLLNKYFGVKDFAGGTVVHMSAGFAALAGAMVVGNRKNPHHEPSNIPFVLLGTGMLWFGWFGFNAGSALGANATAATAFGTTTIASASAMMTWILFDRINGRSVSALGACIGAVVGLVAITPGCGFVSVPESLFIGFISAIVSNLMMNWKKLKKIDDTLDVFACHGVGGIMGMILTAIFAHGENASLLHGGIEVFAHHMMALVLVSVFAFFGSLILYRLTNRMITLRVSEESENMGLDMSQHEESLKW; encoded by the coding sequence ATGAAAATTGGTTTGAAATGGATCGTGTCCTTTGCGGTGATATCAATGGTTGCTATCGGTGGTTTGTTTTGGTCACCGGTGACGGACCTGCCGGATTCAGGTGAGTTTTTAAGCGAAGATAAGATCGTAGGGGCTGATGTGGCGTGGATTTTAGCAGCAGCAGGACTGGTATTGCTGATGACACCGGGGTTATCCTTCTTTTATGGGGGAATGGTGGGTAAAAAGAATGTGATCTCCACCATGCTGCAAAGTTTTATTGCTTTAGGAGTCATTTCTATTCTGTGGGTTGTAGTTGGATTTTCTTTGTCATTCGGTGATTCTATAGGTTTTGAAATGAACGGAGAGCACTATGGACTGATCGGTAATCCCTTGAGTTATCCCTTTTTTAATCATGTAGGTGTCTTGCCGCATAAGGCGATGGCTTCTACCATTCCGTTTATTTTATTCGCTCTTTTTCAGATGAAGTTTGCGGTGATAACTCCCGCACTGATCACCGGTTCTTTTGCCGAACGGGTGCGCTTTATTTCCTATCTGCTGTTCATGGTTCTTTTCAGTATATTCATTTATACGCCCCTTTGCCATATGGTATGGCATCCGGACGGTTTGTTAAATAAATATTTTGGTGTCAAAGATTTTGCAGGCGGAACCGTAGTGCATATGAGCGCAGGATTTGCTGCTTTGGCAGGAGCAATGGTTGTAGGAAACAGGAAAAACCCTCACCATGAACCTTCGAATATCCCTTTTGTACTTTTGGGAACAGGAATGCTTTGGTTCGGCTGGTTTGGTTTCAATGCCGGATCTGCACTGGGAGCGAATGCAACTGCTGCCACAGCTTTCGGAACCACAACTATAGCTTCGGCATCAGCGATGATGACATGGATCCTTTTTGACCGAATTAACGGGAGAAGTGTTTCTGCATTAGGAGCATGTATCGGTGCTGTAGTAGGTCTGGTTGCCATTACCCCGGGATGTGGCTTTGTATCTGTTCCGGAAAGTTTATTTATCGGATTTATTTCAGCTATTGTTTCCAATCTGATGATGAACTGGAAGAAACTCAAAAAAATAGACGATACCCTGGATGTTTTTGCATGCCATGGAGTAGGGGGAATCATGGGAATGATCCTGACCGCTATTTTCGCGCATGGTGAAAATGCAAGCCTTCTGCATGGAGGGATTGAAGTATTTGCCCACCATATGATGGCGCTGGTTCTGGTTTCTGTGTTTGCATTTTTTGGCTCTCTGATTTTGTACCGGCTGACGAACAGAATGATTACCCTTCGGGTATCCGAAGAGTCGGAAAATATGGGACTGGACATGTCTCAGCATGAAGAAAGCCTTAAATGGTAG
- a CDS encoding L-serine ammonia-lyase: MESISVFEIIKVGIGPSSSHTMGPWNAASAFIRIIKRERSIAEVKEVFLEFFGSLAKTGIGHGTDIAGMLGLNGEDYKTINTSKIDEKIEKIKRDEIINLGGEKEIPFIYGYHLVLNMQKSLDFHPNGMIFRAVFEDGTELVQDFYSVGGGFIASQEKNSIQKHCVRTLYPCHHGSDVIKYCDKLGLEKFSDLIMINEESWRTQEETRQEALNIWTQIKECIYKGVNKEGILPGGLNVTRRAAGINRKLLGDKIYKNIDEWFQLVVDAEENFTNINKWIACFALAVNEENASFGRIITAPTNGASGVIPAVLMYAQAFTPFTSEDDIVRFLLVAGEIGTLFKKNATISAAMGGCQAEVGVSSAMAAAGLTEILGGSVGQVLMAAEIAMEHHLGLTCDPIKGLVQIPCIERNTMGAMKAITAANIALESDPAKARVTLDEVIQTMWETAQSMSDRFKETSEGGLAIAVNVPEC; the protein is encoded by the coding sequence ATGGAATCAATATCAGTATTTGAGATTATTAAAGTTGGCATAGGCCCGTCCAGTTCGCATACGATGGGACCATGGAATGCAGCTTCTGCATTTATCAGAATTATAAAGAGAGAAAGATCGATCGCAGAGGTGAAAGAGGTCTTTCTTGAATTTTTCGGTTCTTTAGCAAAGACCGGGATAGGACATGGTACAGATATCGCGGGAATGCTGGGATTGAATGGTGAGGATTACAAGACGATCAATACTTCAAAAATTGATGAGAAAATTGAGAAAATAAAAAGAGATGAGATCATCAATCTAGGTGGAGAAAAAGAAATTCCTTTTATCTACGGCTATCATCTGGTTCTCAATATGCAAAAATCCCTCGATTTCCATCCGAACGGAATGATTTTCAGAGCCGTTTTCGAAGATGGAACCGAACTGGTCCAGGACTTCTATTCCGTAGGAGGAGGATTCATTGCAAGCCAGGAAAAAAATTCGATCCAAAAGCATTGTGTCCGCACATTATACCCTTGTCATCACGGTTCAGATGTTATAAAATATTGTGATAAGTTAGGGCTTGAAAAGTTTTCAGACCTGATCATGATTAATGAAGAAAGCTGGAGGACCCAGGAAGAAACCAGACAGGAAGCATTGAATATCTGGACACAGATCAAAGAATGCATCTACAAAGGAGTCAACAAAGAAGGAATTTTGCCTGGTGGTTTAAATGTAACCAGAAGGGCAGCCGGAATCAACAGAAAACTTTTAGGGGATAAAATATATAAGAATATTGACGAATGGTTTCAGCTGGTGGTAGATGCCGAAGAAAATTTCACCAATATCAATAAATGGATTGCCTGCTTCGCTTTGGCTGTCAATGAAGAGAATGCAAGCTTCGGAAGGATCATCACAGCACCTACAAACGGGGCGAGTGGTGTTATTCCTGCCGTTTTAATGTATGCTCAGGCTTTCACGCCATTCACGAGTGAGGATGATATTGTAAGATTCTTACTGGTTGCCGGAGAAATCGGAACCCTGTTTAAAAAGAATGCCACGATCTCCGCGGCTATGGGAGGATGCCAGGCTGAGGTTGGAGTATCTTCTGCTATGGCGGCAGCGGGACTTACTGAAATTTTAGGCGGAAGTGTAGGACAGGTGCTGATGGCGGCTGAAATAGCTATGGAACATCATTTAGGTCTTACCTGTGATCCGATCAAAGGATTGGTGCAGATTCCGTGTATTGAAAGAAATACAATGGGAGCAATGAAAGCGATCACCGCAGCCAATATCGCTCTTGAAAGTGATCCTGCAAAAGCGAGGGTAACTTTGGATGAAGTTATTCAGACGATGTGGGAGACAGCTCAATCGATGAGTGATCGTTTTAAAGAAACTTCGGAAGGAGGGTTGGCTATTGCAGTCAATGTTCCGGAGTGCTAG
- a CDS encoding prephenate dehydrogenase, whose amino-acid sequence MKISIVGVGLIGGSIALKLREKGIADFIYGIDNSSRHLDEALSLHIIDAKVDLEYGIRNSDLVIIAIPVDSARKLLPAVLDLVSGTQTVMDAGSTKAGIVNGVKDHPNRSRFVAFHPMWGTENSGPKSAVAESFSGKAGVICNKEESAEDALSLVQKIVEGLDMHLIYMNAEDHDVHTAYISHISHITSYALANTVLEKEKEEDTIFQLASSGFSSTVRLAKSHPEMWVPIFKQNKENVLDVLNEHISQLRKFKAALEKENYEYLTELISNANKIRGILDK is encoded by the coding sequence ATGAAAATAAGTATTGTCGGTGTAGGTCTCATTGGAGGCTCTATCGCTTTAAAATTGAGAGAAAAAGGAATTGCCGATTTTATCTACGGAATAGACAACAGCAGCAGGCACCTTGATGAAGCATTAAGCTTACATATCATCGATGCCAAGGTAGACCTGGAATATGGAATCAGGAATTCCGATCTTGTGATTATAGCTATTCCGGTTGATTCCGCGAGAAAGCTTTTACCTGCAGTTTTAGATCTGGTATCAGGTACCCAAACGGTAATGGATGCAGGATCCACCAAAGCAGGAATTGTAAACGGCGTAAAAGATCACCCGAACAGGTCTAGGTTTGTAGCTTTCCACCCGATGTGGGGTACGGAAAACAGCGGACCGAAATCAGCCGTTGCAGAGAGTTTCTCAGGAAAAGCCGGGGTAATATGCAACAAAGAAGAATCCGCAGAAGACGCTCTTTCCCTTGTTCAGAAAATTGTAGAAGGCCTGGATATGCACCTTATTTATATGAATGCTGAGGACCATGATGTCCATACCGCGTACATCTCTCATATCTCTCACATCACATCCTATGCCTTAGCCAACACCGTGTTGGAAAAAGAAAAAGAGGAAGACACCATCTTCCAGCTGGCAAGTTCGGGTTTCTCAAGTACGGTAAGACTAGCCAAATCCCATCCGGAAATGTGGGTTCCGATCTTTAAACAAAATAAAGAAAATGTTCTGGATGTCCTTAATGAACATATTTCGCAGCTACGCAAGTTTAAGGCTGCTCTGGAAAAAGAGAATTACGAATATTTAACGGAACTGATCTCCAATGCTAATAAAATAAGAGGAATACTGGATAAGTAA
- a CDS encoding T9SS type A sorting domain-containing protein produces MKKLYFSVLSMCIISGLSAQEVVWQKDIKSSTQDFLSQVTTTIDQQYLITGSVIQAGNQKKDAGSNTQQNNGYDFHLVKLNQQGDQVWEKYFSGNNHDYLSSTVATQEGGFLISGTSYSGKGIDKKDDSKGGSDIWLIRINEFGDELWQKTLGTIADEEARAVIQTTDLGFVVAGNVQNAFKGYGSKDILVIRLDKNGKELSKLILGGRGLDEVEKMIPTRDGGALLGIYSRSSEFRVSDSGNQNSATGTSDSVSRYAKTTENVGEGDYWIIKLNKEGKVEWEKNLGGKGDDHLRTLALTSNGYIIGGESRSERSGNKTVGIEEGTDLWLVSLNERGNEQWQKSYNFKNRDVLMGMTALNQLSTDNSQPSTKGILLGGYTQAEGRIETDDETFWMLYMDSNGNEQWRKHVKGESRKREERLSDIKLNRDGSIILAGTSAEELGKENWKIVKLGDKQLDQLIEKQDIKIYPNPVSDYAYVEIGFDFREADITLYDMGGRQLQNLKTKNKVTKINTQPLIQGAYLVVIKTDTNKTANAKLIKK; encoded by the coding sequence ATGAAAAAACTCTACTTCAGTGTACTTTCTATGTGCATTATTTCCGGGCTATCAGCCCAGGAAGTGGTTTGGCAAAAAGACATCAAATCCTCAACCCAGGATTTCCTGAGCCAGGTAACCACAACAATCGATCAGCAGTATTTGATAACAGGAAGTGTTATACAGGCAGGAAACCAGAAGAAAGATGCAGGAAGCAATACCCAGCAAAATAATGGTTACGACTTTCATTTGGTGAAACTCAACCAACAGGGAGACCAGGTTTGGGAAAAGTATTTCTCCGGAAACAATCATGATTATTTGTCTTCTACCGTAGCTACCCAGGAGGGAGGCTTTCTAATTTCAGGAACCTCATATTCCGGAAAGGGAATAGATAAAAAAGATGATTCCAAAGGAGGATCAGATATCTGGCTGATTAGAATTAATGAATTTGGAGATGAGTTGTGGCAGAAGACTTTAGGAACAATTGCTGATGAAGAAGCCAGAGCGGTTATCCAAACCACAGATTTAGGATTTGTTGTAGCCGGAAATGTTCAGAATGCATTCAAAGGCTATGGTTCAAAAGATATCCTGGTTATCAGACTGGATAAAAACGGAAAAGAACTCTCAAAGCTTATTCTAGGAGGAAGAGGATTAGACGAAGTGGAAAAGATGATCCCCACAAGAGACGGAGGAGCACTTCTGGGAATCTATTCAAGGAGTTCCGAGTTTCGTGTTTCCGATTCCGGGAATCAAAATTCAGCTACAGGAACCTCAGATTCCGTATCCCGCTATGCAAAAACCACTGAAAACGTTGGTGAAGGAGATTACTGGATCATAAAACTAAACAAAGAAGGAAAGGTAGAATGGGAAAAGAATTTGGGAGGAAAAGGAGATGACCATCTAAGAACACTGGCTTTAACCTCAAACGGTTATATCATTGGAGGAGAATCCAGAAGTGAAAGATCCGGAAACAAAACAGTAGGAATAGAGGAAGGAACAGATTTGTGGTTGGTTTCTTTAAATGAAAGAGGAAATGAACAGTGGCAGAAGTCCTACAACTTCAAAAACAGGGATGTTTTGATGGGTATGACTGCCCTAAATCAGCTATCAACTGACAACTCTCAACCCTCAACTAAAGGAATTTTATTAGGCGGCTATACCCAGGCAGAAGGAAGAATAGAAACAGATGATGAAACATTCTGGATGTTGTATATGGATAGTAATGGAAATGAGCAGTGGAGAAAACATGTGAAGGGAGAATCCAGAAAAAGAGAGGAGAGATTATCGGATATTAAGCTGAACAGAGATGGCTCCATCATTTTAGCAGGAACCAGTGCAGAGGAACTAGGGAAGGAGAACTGGAAGATTGTGAAGCTGGGAGATAAGCAACTGGATCAGTTAATTGAAAAACAAGACATCAAGATCTATCCGAATCCGGTATCAGATTATGCTTATGTAGAAATAGGCTTTGATTTCAGGGAAGCGGATATTACTTTGTATGATATGGGAGGAAGACAGCTTCAGAATCTAAAAACGAAGAATAAAGTAACGAAGATTAATACACAGCCACTAATTCAAGGAGCTTATTTGGTGGTGATCAAGACGGATACGAATAAAACGGCTAATGCTAAATTGATTAAGAAATAA